The Aphelocoma coerulescens isolate FSJ_1873_10779 chromosome Z unlocalized genomic scaffold, UR_Acoe_1.0 ChrZ, whole genome shotgun sequence DNA window GAACAAATACGAAGCTTGGAAGACTATGGCCCATCCTTTTCCAGAAGCAGAATTTTTCGCAAAGTGAAAGTCATATGACAAACTTCAATTGttcaaaataatggaaaatagGACTTGCCTTACCCACAATGAAAAGTCAGGTTCCAGTAGCCTGGAAAGATAAGTATGACATCACCAGCAGAGAACATGCTGGGGTGTCACAtcaacagaattaaaaaatctGCTGCACCCCAGTATTTGGAAAAAATCTCCACAAAATTTAGAGCGCACTATCAATATCTGAGATCATTTTATTCTCTTCACTTACAACATTGGCAATGTTacctaatttttaaaacattttaaatgtgttttctaAGTTTTTCTCTTTAGTGTAATTGTATTTGTTATAGTCCAGTACAAATACAAAGTTCATTTCAGATTTTGGCTACAAGTTTTTATGCTTCTTCATGAGCAAGATGGCATAACAGTTTTCTTATAGAGTTCTAACTTTGCTGTTCTGGCACTTTTAAGCACTAAGCAACTTTCAAGCAAACCTCTTCAGTATTCTGAGTGTTACACATAGACAAATACATAGACAAAAATGAGCACCAGACACATCAACTTTACAATGTAAGTTTCTTAATGCAAGAAATTCCTTAATTTTTTACTCTAGTCCAGTCTGTAAGTCCACTTTCTCTGTGTGTACAACTGCCTTTTACCGAGGACAAGCCATGGAAATACCATAACTATTTATATATAGTCCatataaaacaaaccaaacttaATTCTCCCTTAACCCACATAACCTTTTCAAAGCAACATAAAATACTGCTACAAAACCAATGTATATTTTTCCCCTTGCAGAATGTTcatgtatttttctcctttcttaaaAAAGCAGTATCAGCTTTCTTAAACAGGATATTAGGATAGATATATATTCTGCATAAATCTACTTCAGAGAAAGTAGAAGAAAATTTGAATACATCCAAAGTAGTTACCTTACTTCCTTCCAGTACTCATAATCACTTCCAAAGAAATCTAACTGGTTCTGTCCTTTCCTAGATTTCTAAGAAAACTAGTGTGTTTTCAACACACAGAAATCATACACCCTTTAATAAAACCATACACCTTTTGTTACTTACCATAAATCAGTTTGCTTACTTAATAACATACAGCTAGTTGAACTCTATTCACTGTCAACAACTGAGCCACCAGAAACGCATAGTAAGTAGATGCCAAAACAAATTACATTGCAATACTAGCTATTCCTTTGCTCCACAGAGGAAACAGGTTCTTacccagttttcctttttcagagGCAAAAAGTAGTAGTAATGGCAGAAATCAAGTATCAGTGTATAGGAACTAAGGATCTGGGTGTAGAAACACAGCTGTAAAAACAGCCAGTGATTGTCTTCACCAACACAATTATTAATCCTGCAGAGAAACaaagtgtgtatatataaaaacagaaacacaaatACTTTAACACTAAAATTATGGTACTGTGAATAGAAGACTTTATGATTACTTATGGAGCAAACATAAGAACTACCGGATCCCTTGCACTACCACTTAAAGTGTAGGTTGCACTGCTGAGATCACTGCTTAGAACAAGAGAcatatttctctgtattttcataTAACAAAGATACTCCTGCAACTTTAAGAACTCTAGtaataaaattgtttttttaaagtctgcAAAATTTCCCAGTACTATGTCTTATCTTTTGCTACTCAACACATCTCACAGGTTGTGAACTACAGAGAGTCAAAAAactgaaaatgcaaataaatgttttaaaataatcacAGGCTACCCCAATAACAAAGAAATATGACTTAGAAATGAACCAAAGGTACAGAAGACAATAGCATCCCTATTCAGAAACTCCTTCTACATACCCCAGCATGAAGGAGTAAAGGAAACACAAGGATTCTAGCTATATTAAGTACAAGATCAAAAACCTTTGAAATTGGGGCATAGTCTGCCTCACAGAAGTTACGTGGATGCAATTTCATACAAGCATTGGCACAGACATCAGTACCAAGATAAGCCAGAATGACAGAAGCACTATACCAGTACTATTTTCTGAAGTAGCAATAACTTGACAAAAAAGGTAGTTTTAAAAATGGCTAAATCAACATAAGGGAATCCTGATGTCAATTCTGTCCTCCACAATTTGTCTTGCTGGAAATGATACCTCAAAACTACTTCTGAAACATCTATTTTCACTTATTCTGAGTTTTACAGGTAGACATATGAAAGCTCAAATTTATTATTTCCCAGCTTTAAATGCCTAAATGATTAAGCACAAATTAATTAGGACAAATGAGCAGCAGTCAAGACCACAAAGTTCAAAATTATTCGCTACAACAACAGCAAACTATTAGAAGAAATGTGCTAGTTTTACCATGGACAGTGGTGATCCATTCTCCTCACACAATGTCCACAGCGACTGCAATGGTGTGAACGCTTTGGTCTCATCATATTGCATTTGTTACATAACTCCCAATATTCTCGTTCTAGGTGAAAATGTAAAGACACATTAGAGAGGTTCAAACTCAGTAGTGTGTGCTCATAATAAATCTGTATGCTTGTgattctaattaaaaaaagaaatcttactATGATCTGAGAAGGATAAGCACCACATAAAAAACTTTTTCCCACTGTGACCTTAATTAAACTGGAAGATATTACTGCTACTCTGTGCCAGTTTCCTTCTCCAAAACATTCTCTCTTCCTATAAATTTCTACAAAGTAATTAATACAGTACAAAAGCTGTCACTCAGACAAGGAATACTGTAACTCAATTATTTTCTTACGTTTCTACTGTGAAAAGAATTATCTGCTAGACAGAATCATGATACAATCTCGCTGTTATTCCAGAACCTCCTCAGGAAATAGTGGTACTGCTAGCTAACTAAAATATGACACACAGTGAACACTCCAGGAGCATCTTCTACCTCAAAGCATTTTAAAGACATGTGTCACACCACATGCAATGAAAAAAACAGATAGAGGATAGGCTTGTATTTACAAATATATACTGGTTTTAAAGGACTAATCTTCTAAAAGCTAATCTCCAGAGGTACTGAGTAGCTGAAAGTAGCAGGAGCTACTATTGCTCAGCTTTGCTATTATTTATCTCAAATTGCACCATCCAAACCGGAGGAattctttgaaaatgaaaattcaaattatttgtTCAAAAATTTCATCTTCACATAGGAAACAAATAAGATTAACACTGACGTTAATTCCAGTCACAAAAGCatatattttctgtctttaagaAAAACAGGTAGACAACTGAGAAACTTAAATACTTCAACTGTTCAGCTTTGTTCCTATCTAAATAAACTTTTCTTGAGGCACAGATATTTCTCGTATGTTaagggtaggaaaaaaaaaaggaaaaaaagcttaaTATTTACAGTACAGCATTCTGAAATTTTGGACTGTAAAACACTGTCCCTGTGTAAACAAAATAAAGTTATATTTAGCACTTCTGAGCCACCTGCAGGCAGCTCTAATCTGGTCTTTCTTGCTGCAAAATAACATTTGGACACTGGAAGTAAAGAAGCCCAATATCTGAGATCATTAAACTAGCAATAATGACAGATGGAAACTGATTTACAATCTGTTCCTATAAATCCAGTGTCACAAAGGTGTCACTCACTAATAGGGTAGCTACCAGCAGAGTTCAGAAACACCCAACTCATTTTTTAATACAATTTATACTATGCAAAAACATATCCTCCTGTCAACCTAGAGAATACAAGAATAAATGAAATGCTACTTCCAAAAGTATGAAATCCTTGATATACCACACACCAAATCAAAATATCATGACCTAGCCTAAATATTTCACCTTCAGAAGTACCTATATAAAGTATCACTGCCATATGGACTGAATGGAGCATGCAAAGGTTGGAGGGCTATTCAAAGAGATACCTTAAATTAGAAAGCAACATTTTTCTACAAAGGGAATTTGCACTGGTCCTGGTCTTTTGAAGGTAAATTAAAATTCCAATATAAATGTAACTGTAACTGTTGCAAGTGCCTCCATTCTCCAATTCAGGTTGCAAAATCCATGTTGTTCTTCCTCCAGCAAAAACTCTGACTCCAGAATCCAAGTCTGACACCTTACAGTTTACTGGGTCAAAGGATCAGTTGCCAGAAGCAGAAGGAACACTGGCATGGGATCTTCTGCAGTTAGTGTTGACACATCTGAATCCCAGGGAGATACATCCCTTTCTACTATCAGCTGCCTACTTCATGCACAACACACCATCAGCACTAAGGCTAAAAAGATCATGTTTCCAAACACATCATCCTAGATTTTCAGTAACATCAGGAAGAAGAGCAAAATTTTATTCTGGGCATTAACCACATCTGAAGACACGACTGAAGTATTCACCCTCACTGCATGTGATACATTTTCTTCATTCACGAGGTGTTATCTGTTAATGTGACAAGCCTCACGCTGTTTAACAGCCCTACTCCGTTCTAAACTCTTATGTAAAAGCTCTATGCATTAGATAATAGCACCTAACAGTTCATAAAAATACTGTCTCTCTGTGGAGAACCCTTAAGGTTTTAAATTTCCTCCAACTTCTGGAGCACCGGATACCATACAGGAATTGTGAGATAAATTTACAAGGACAGAAAGGACTTGCCCTGTTAAGTTGCTACCTTATAGAAATGCAATGTAATCAGCAtcatggtttggttttttttgttaaaagccCATATAAACATAagactctggaaaaaaaagagtaggtACCACACAGCTAAAATCCAGCATAGCATTACCTTCCACCACCATTTTCAACATCATATAAATTTActtagaattaaaataaatagcaatctctaaacatttttcattaaatattaaGTTAGTAGCATATGCAGTATGTTCGAAAgtctaaaatgtaaaaaaattcttcctgtgGAAGAATTTCCTATCAGAAGGTCCTAAATAACTGAACTTTCTGGTAGAATACAAGTTTtagaaaatgaagttttgaTACAAAAGGAGAAGTGCTAAAAATTTACAACTTAAAAACAGTGACATACTAACTTTACTCAGCAGGGACATTAAATCCATTAAATCCCACAGAGTCAAATTTATTCGTAACTATTTTGAGGATATAAAACAACTTTCATTCAATTATATAGAAACAATTTAATGTACCTGTAATTGGTATCTTTGGATTTTCAGGTAGTTTTCCTGGATCTGCTACTGAAGCTCTAAATAATGAAACTATACAAAACAATGAGCAGAAGTAAtaacctaaaaaaaaataaataagcattTGTTAGTCTTTTTCAGATGTACAAAGTACACTACATCAAAAATATAGCTGCTCCAGAACTGAGCTGGAAAATACTCAGCCTTCTCATTCAATTCCAGGTATGTTTTTGATACTAAGTATACAACATTAAGTACTCCCCAATAAATAGAGTGAAAAAAGCAGTAAACAGTTCCTATAGCACCAGCAGGTGCTACTATGACTGTACTACTGTTTTTAAGATGTTCCTCCACTGTCTCACCACACAAGCACCAATCATTCCACACCTCAAAGCCTCAATATGAAAGACATTCCCAATAGTGCATTTTCACTTCAAAGTTTGTTCCAGCCATAATTCAAGCCTTTTCCCCGGCAAACCTATCAGCAAAACTCATATGAGCTGACCCATCCAGGCACATATGACAAAGTTAACAAAATTTAGTTTGTTGCCAGTCATCAGTACTATAACCCCAAACTCTGACAGGCACTGAGAGATGTGGACCTGAAATCCTGTCAACAAGTTCTAAGTACAGGACCTGAAAGCCACATGCAGGCTTTTCACCAGTTTCCACAAAAACAAGTTCTACAACACCTTTGAAATGAAGTGTCTCAGCTTCCCAGAACACAAAAACATAGGTCGCATCCCACTACTCTTAGCCTTTATCTCACCTTTTGTCTTTATCTTTCACCctagtttttatttaacaggaaatttatatatatatataatatatatatatatgttaagTAGAGACACTATTTTATTAGTAGAAAAAAGTTAAAAGGACTTACACAAAACTGCCACAACCGAAATATTTCCCTCTTCATAATGAGGAAAAAGGATGACCTTTGGAATGAAGATTGTATTGTACAGCCACACGAAGATAATTAGGCCCATGCAGCACCAACCCTGAGGGTCAACCACAAAGTGAATTCGTTGCCCCATTGAACACAAACAGGCAATAAATTGTCACAGCCCAGGAAGATAATCCTAAAgagataaataaaaatgtatttttttaagaagtctAAACTAACTAGTATAGTGCAACCTACAGGGTTCATATATTCAAATTCACACAttcaaataagaaagaaaaaaacctgacagcTATTGAATTACATAAAAACTTACAAACATTTCATATACATTTTTCGAGCACcaggtagaaaaatattttatgatttcATTAATTAGTTATATCTGGCCAAAAAACAGTATTTACCACCAAGATGCAAGTAAAACCACTACCTAGGAAAACCATTAAGTAATAGGTAAAGCAGCTACTATCAgtcagctggcagcagcaaagaaaaccCTTCCATCAAAGTAAGAAGTTTGCAAAGCAAATAAGAAATACAGGGAATGATTCATGTTCTACAAAGATTCACCCTGCCTACCTAATGTAGTTTCCCCCTATGTTTCATGATTGTTTTCTTAAAGCTTTTATACTAAAACAGACAAAAGCTTCACTAAGAATTTGGGTTTTCCTTGCTTAAAAAACCTCCTTCATGACATTTCTAGCAAACTAAGAGAGAAAGGAGTCATTACCCCTACATCTTTCACATAGGTTACTAAAAGGATCACACAGTAGAACCTTTTCTATTAATCACATTTAAAACAGCAAGGTTTCCATTCTTACATTTTAGTGTGCTGGGTCCCTTTTTGTTTGAGACTGAAGAAACCCCACCAAGTCCTACCATGTGAACTTCTGAGCTTCATAAACTGATCTCCATAACAACACAGCACTAAGGCCTAACCACTATTCAGCACAACTTTCAAGGGAGGCATTactactgttttttttttttgtcagactACCTTCATACACATATTTTCATATTGCAACACACACATAAATCCCAATCTACTCTCCTACCCATTCACTTCCCCAGTTTCTGGGTTTCAGGAGTCTTGTCCATTTCTGATggatttctttccatttctttcagcTTCTACTTGTTGCATTGAAATTTTGTTCATCAGTCAGACATCTCTGGTTCCAGGGGTTTTGCTTACTTGTTTCATGTTTGACTGTCCTCAATTGCATTCTAAATTTCTTTacttaatattattaataaatttaattaatgTCTTCTTTGCTTAATTTTTAAGATTTCTAATCAAAATCAGACCCAAACAAGCTGCCTTTTTCCCACACTTTTCCTTTGCATTATTTATCATAACCCTTTGTTCACTATCCTCTAATGTAACAGTGTTCCCATTCAAGTATAGCAGAgtaataaatgtttatttttatgttaaaaatatACTGAATTTCCTGACATTTGCTTTTAGAACCATGTTGTATATTGAATAAAGCTGCTGTGCTGTTAAAACTGGCTTTCAAGTTCACAATAATCATAAAACCTATTTAGGCCTATGATTTATTTTAATACGTAGCACACATGCACTACCGGCTGTTACATACATAGAATTAATACACTACACACTTATGTACAGACTCCAGACATAACATGATGTGGTATTATACTACTGATCTGCTAGTTCTTAATCTATCTGATCTGTACGCTAGCTGGGGCAACCAGCAGCTTTAGAACAAAAAACCATTTTATATACTTCTAAATGTGCACTGATGAAGGACCTGTCTCATCAAGCAGACAAGTTGTGGGAGAAGGTGAGCAGACTGTACAGTACCAGGGGTGCTGAAAAGGAGACAGACCAGATCCCCACCAAGTTCCTGCAGTTACCGGAACCCCACTACACCAGGAGAAGCAGACAGAGCCTCCGCTTGTCAAGCTCGACATGAAGACACAGAGTGAAGCAAAGCCTGGGAGCGAGCCTCTGAGCTCCAGTACCAGGAGGAaggctcctgctctgcctgcagctctgaTCTACAGAACAGATTCTGAGCCCTGGCAGCAGACATGGACAGGAAGCTCTGTGCAAGAAAGCCTCCGAGCAATCTGTGCCTGAGTCCAGTGACAGTATGGGAAGGATGGGGTAAAGAACAGTGGTGGGTCCCTGCTTCAGGGACAAAGACACCTCTGCTGGCCCAATCTGTCACCTGGCAAAGTATGCTGCTTGCCAGGGGCCTGGGTCCTGGATACCATGGACAGGCTGTTACTGAGACTGGCAGTAGTCTGGCCCTTACACTATtaccctcagctgctcttcaaTTCAGGCACAATGGACAtagccagggcagagcagaagtGTATCAAGCATGACTACATAGTTCACAGGGGGTTGGCCAAAGCCTGGTAGCCAAGTGGCATCTCATTCGTGCTGCTGGTGAAGGGGGAGAACTTAAGTAGACAGATCCTGAAAATGAACAGCGGCTGTGTAGCACTTACATCCATAGAACCTTCTACGAGGACCAAGAACTGAGGGTGAAGAGAAGCAGGATCCACCTAAAATTACATGGGGTAAAAGCATCTTTGCCGAGAGGCTGGTTCATCTGCTCAGGGAATGCTTAAACTAGGCATGATCATAGAGGAAGGCGGTGACCTCTGAATGAGAAAGGAAATGGTGGTCAGGGTTTGCAAGAAAAGGACGTAGGAAGACGTGGACAACAGAGATCTTATAACCAACCAAACCAAGATGAATTGGGGCTGCACCAAGTGTGTGGACACAACTGATGCAGGAACACCACTTAGGTGCACTAGGATGGGGTTAGGGAAACCAAAATGCCCCTGGAGTTCAATCTGGTATGACATAGGGGATATGAAGTTCCAAGACAAGGCTTTGTAGAGGTACATACATGACCAGCCTAAGGAAGGCTAGAGGATGTCAACCCTGTTTTCAAGGACAAGAAAGAGAGCCAGGAAACTACAAGCCTACCAGCCTCATCCTGTTCCCTGGGAAGGTGAAGGAAACAATCCTGGAAACTACTTTCAAACACGTGAAGGAAAAGAAGGTGACTGGGAGTAATCACCATTAATTTACAAAGGGAAAAATCATGCAGACTGACAGAAACACAGAGGCCAAAATAACCAAACATAGCTAGAAACACTGCTGACCACTGAGGAATCCATCTGTTTTTCATCTTACCAGAGCAGTAGAGATTCCATTACTTCACAGAACTTCCTCAGAATGGGAAATAACAGctcaacaaacaaaacagagagATATAATTACTGAAATACTTGCTTCTGAGTGACCTACTAGTACCATGTGTGAGCAATAAGCAGTGAGAGAAATTCGGGAGAAAACAGTAAGAATGCCTATCAAGGAAATATATCCCAAGTTTTTATCCCTCAGTGACTTACTCTTGCCTGCATGACCACgttgacttttaaaattaaaaatctaaaaCAAACATCAGCAGCCCTCCAAACTGTACCTTAGATAACAAATTCCACAATTAAGTCAGAACCATGCAAATACAGGCTCCACTCTCAAGACAGGGTGATTTTTCATCTGACTTCTTTATCTTctgaaagagacagaaaatagtGTGATACACAGCCAACCATCATCACTTGTTCGAAAGGAAGCATGTAACAGGTTACTTTCTATTCTATTTTTCACACCTCACCTTACTGAGTAGAGCTGTCTCCAAAACAACACGTTAATTCTGACTAGCATTCCTCAAATCTCAGTTCTAGGCCATTTCGCAATTTTAATATAGATTTAAAAGGATGTAAAAAGAAAGGTCTGTGTAAAACTGCACTACTGCCAGCATATTTCAGTTACACGTATTTGCTTCCTGGCAAAGGggagttttttcccctttttatggTTTATGTACCATGCATAAATATATAAAGTGGGAGGAATAAAGAAAACTAAGAGGTACAAAATCTGATAACTAGGAAGGATGTACTACATTAAAATTTAAGTCACAaagaaagtgaatttattactctTTCAAATACAATGTAAAAAAAGAGATCACTGACCTcaaataattttgttctttaaaattCATAACTTCTGATCAGTAAAACTACAATATACAAAGAAAAAACTCTATGACAAGGTTTATAACAAATAAACTGAGAGAAACAATTAAGTGATTTATATCTGTATACACTAAGTATTCATACAAGCAATGGAATTCTCCAAGCAAAGCCATTCTCcaatgaaataatttaagaGAAAATACAGAGCACTAATGTCggaggttttgtggttttcttctcTTGTACCATAATTTATAGctattttttctaaataaacaaCTCAAATACAAATCATTTGAAAGCAAACAGTAGCTGTCCCTATGAAAAGCTTCAGCTTCACCAAAACATGACTGAGTCTTTCCTACATGATCAGGAATTGTTCTTGCCTCtccaaaaaatacttttattacaGGATGCCTGCACAGCATTTTTTCCTAGCCCTCTTCTTTCTGCCCACTTCCATCAATGGTATCATAAACTCAGTATTTTGTTCACTACAATTACGTGCAATATGACTCTTCATGTGATATCCACGGAATAATGAGACCACAGAATGAGTCAGGCAGGCAGAAAGCCAACACCAAGAAACGAGAAAGCTTTGTGCTAACCAGAAATGTTAATATGAAATACAAATTGCTTTAACAGACTCATTTGAATGCaaactcagaaaaataaaaaagtatacAATTTTGCATCAAGACCGTCCCAAAATGTACTCAGAAAATTGTATTTCAGAAATACACCCAACATGGGCAGTACTCAATTTCTCACTCTAAGAAGCATGACAGCTCTGAGGACATCCTGCTCCTTGCACATTCATGGGTGTTGTTGCACTGATACATAACTAGAAACTGTGCCGCACTTTAGCTCTGCTCATTAAGAAAAGTAAGACTTCTGAAATCTGACTTGCAGAACTTTTTTCACAAGTGCAGAACACAGATCAGTAATTTATTGTATTGTTCACTGTGAAACACAATTTTAAGGCCCCACACAAAGTGAACAATACTATGCTCTACAATACACAGTTCTAGAGTGGAAAAAACACCACTTTCTAAAAACGCTAAGCAAGTCAGAATAAGGAACAAAGAGTAGAAACACAAGAGAGTCACAATTCCCATAATATCTGTGATAGCTAAGGCAAGGCAGCAACAATCAACAGCCTCCCCCAATTTCTGGATTCAGCTGCAGTTTTAGACCAGTGACTCTCTGAAATCTGAAGAATTGCTGCCAAAGATTACTGATACTAAAACTAAAAATACACTCCAACAGGAAAAAACAAGGTGGAGTTGAATCAATCAACCAAACTACTTTTACAAACTAAATTTTAAAGAAGTCACACTATAGTATCAAGTGTCAAAACAGAATTGTCATTAAGCTTTTTGCAACTCTTCTGTTTAACAAAACAGAATAGTATCTGAATAGCCAGTTAACATAAGCAACAGCATATTTTTGCTATGACAAAACCCCACACACCTGGCATTTCTCATGTTTATATAGCGGATGGTTGTAGTAGAGACCCTGGCACAATGCAGTTAAGTGGCCGCT harbors:
- the ZDHHC21 gene encoding palmitoyltransferase ZDHHC21 isoform X2 → MGQRIHFVVDPQGWCCMGLIIFVWLYNTIFIPKVILFPHYEEGNISVVAVLCYYFCSLFCIVSLFRASVADPGKLPENPKIPITEREYWELCNKCNMMRPKRSHHCSRCGHCVRRMDHHCPWINNCVGEDNHWLFLQLCFYTQILSSYTLILDFCHYYYFLPLKKENWDTTSIEKMSNCCEDISRPRKPWQQTFSEVFGTHWKILWFIPFRQRQPLRVPYHFANHV
- the ZDHHC21 gene encoding palmitoyltransferase ZDHHC21 isoform X1 — protein: MGQRIHFVVDPQGWCCMGLIIFVWLYNTIFIPKVILFPHYEEGNISVVAVLCYYFCSLFCIVSLFRASVADPGKLPENPKIPITEREYWELCNKCNMMRPKRSHHCSRCGHCVRRMDHHCPWINNCVGEDNHWLFLQLCFYTQILSSYTLILDFCHYYYFLPLKKENWDVFVFRHELALLRISAFMGLIILGGISRLFYTQLMGIFTDTTSIEKMSNCCEDISRPRKPWQQTFSEVFGTHWKILWFIPFRQRQPLRVPYHFANHV